Genomic segment of Anaerolineales bacterium:
GGCCGTGCTGTCGGCCTGCGAAAACGCCGACTTCACCTACCTGCTGAACGCCACGGGGTTGACCAAGGGCAACCTCTCCGCTCATCTGAGCAAGCTCGAAGATGCGGGCTACGTCAAGATCGTCAAACGCTTCAAGGGCAAGTACCCCAACACGCTTTGTTCGTGCACGGCATCCGGTAGACGGGCGTTCGATGCCTATTGGAAACAGTACTCGGCGTTGGCCGAACGTCTCAAGCAATAAATCGTTACCGGTCAACGGGCCTATGTTAACGTTTGTTAGCATTACTACAGCCTCAATCCGATATAATACGCGGGATGACCACGATTTTGATCGTCGAAGACGACGAGACGGTGTGTGACACGCTGGCGCTCAACCTGCGCGCCGAAGGCTACGAAGTCCACACTGCGGGTGAAGGCGAACTCGGTTTAGAGTTGGCCCGCACGATCAACCCCGACCTCATTGTGCTCGACGTGATGCTGCCCAACCTGGAC
This window contains:
- a CDS encoding transcriptional regulator; the encoded protein is MSDDIKDLINIDRLIHEPSRLAIMAVLSACENADFTYLLNATGLTKGNLSAHLSKLEDAGYVKIVKRFKGKYPNTLCSCTASGRRAFDAYWKQYSALAERLKQ